In one window of Cynocephalus volans isolate mCynVol1 chromosome 6, mCynVol1.pri, whole genome shotgun sequence DNA:
- the TMEM168 gene encoding transmembrane protein 168 isoform X2, giving the protein MFLIVLPLESMAHGLFHELGNCLGGTSVGYAIVIPTIFCSPDGQPTLLPPEHVQELNLRSTGMLNNIQRFFAYHMIETYGCDYSTSGLSFDTLHSKLKAFLELRTVDGPRHDTYVLYYSGHTHGTGEWALAGGDVLRLDTLLEWWREKNGSFCSRLIIVLDSENSTPWVKEVRKINDQYIAVQGAEMTKTVDIEETDPPQLGDFTKDWVEYNCNSSNNICWTEKGRTVKAVYGVSKRWSDYTLHLPTGNDVAKHWMLHFPRITYPLVHLANWLCGLNLFWICKTCFRCLKRLKMSWFLPTVLDTGQGFKLVKS; this is encoded by the exons ATGTTTCTAATCGTTTTGCCATTGGAATCCATGGCTCATGGGCTCTTCCATGAATTGGGTAACTGTTTAGGAGGAACATCTGTTGGATATGCTATTGTGATTCCCACCATCTTCTGCAG TCCTGATGGTCAGCCAACATTGCTTCCACCAGAACATGTACAAGAGTTAAATTTGAGGTCTACTGGTATGCTTAACAATATCCAAAGATTTTTTGCATATCATATGATTGAGACCTATGGATGTGACTATTCCACAAGTGGACTGTCTTTTGATACTCTACATTCcaaactgaaagctttcctcgAACTTCGGACGGTGGATGGACCTAGACATGATACATATGTTTTGTATTACAGTGGGCACACCCATGGTACAGGAGAGTGGGCTCTAGCAG GTGGAGACGTATTACGCCTTGACACACTTTTAGAATGGTGGAGAGAAAAGAATGGTTCCTTCTGTTCCCGGCTAATTATTGTATTAGACAGTGAGAATTCAACCCCTTGGGTGAAAGAAGTGAGAAAAATTAATGACCAGTATATTGCAGTACAAGGAGCAGAGATGACAAAGACAGTAGATATTGAAGAAACTGACCCACCTCAGCTGGGTGACTTTACAAAAGACTGGGTAGAATATAACTGCAACTCCAGTAATAACATCTGCTGGACTGAAAAGGGACGCACAGTGAAAGCAGTCTATGGTGTGTCAAAACGGTGGAGTGACTACACTCTACATTTGCCAACTGGAAACGATGTGGCCAAGCACTGGATGTTACATTTTCCTCGTATTACATATCCACTAGTGCATTTAGCAAATTGGTTATGTGGTCTGAACCTTTTTTGGATCTGCAAAACTTGTTTTAGGTgcttgaaaagattaaaaatgagtTGGTTTCTTCCTACTGTGCTGGATACAGGACAAGGCTTCAAACTTGTCAAATCTTAA